Proteins encoded by one window of Spirochaetota bacterium:
- a CDS encoding PadR family transcriptional regulator yields MKIEITILGLLMEQNLYGYEIKKKIVDRIEDYFDIKFGSIYYAIKKAVKNGWVKRVGAEKKGGNPERYIYQIVPSGRKHFRKMLKQYFDNNLIHFDIDIVLMFYNSLTQEQKEQFIYERTATIKDKLSYIKKKIDEESNVPESSSQMHLFTYVENHLKAELAWLKSLKS; encoded by the coding sequence ATGAAAATAGAAATTACAATTTTAGGATTACTCATGGAACAAAATTTATATGGGTATGAGATTAAGAAAAAAATTGTTGATAGAATAGAGGACTATTTTGATATAAAATTTGGTTCCATATATTATGCGATTAAAAAGGCTGTAAAAAATGGTTGGGTAAAAAGGGTAGGAGCTGAGAAAAAGGGCGGTAATCCAGAAAGATATATTTATCAAATAGTACCCTCTGGCAGAAAACACTTTAGGAAGATGTTAAAACAATATTTTGATAACAACCTTATCCATTTTGACATTGATATTGTGTTGATGTTCTACAATTCCCTTACGCAGGAACAGAAGGAGCAGTTTATTTACGAAAGAACAGCTACAATCAAGGATAAATTATCATATATTAAAAAGAAAATTGATGAGGAATCCAATGTCCCAGAGAGTAGTTCACAGATGCACCTCTTTACGTACGTAGAAAATCATCTAAAAGCTGAACTTGCTTGGCTGAAATCTCTGAAGAGCTGA